Proteins from a single region of Orcinus orca chromosome 20, mOrcOrc1.1, whole genome shotgun sequence:
- the TIMM50 gene encoding mitochondrial import inner membrane translocase subunit TIM50 isoform X2 — MAASAAPFLRLRSGLRQGARGLCARLATPPPRAPDQAALASRARCLGAQVRPLDPTSSTARGRRGRGVICSPISVTVQLQATEIGSRAGAKAQTQGPQQQRNSEGPSYAKKVALWLAGLLGAGGTVSVIYIFGNNSVDENGAKIPDEFDNDPILVQQLRRTYKYFKDYRQMIIEPTSPCLLPDPLREPYYQPPYTLVLELTGVLLHPEWSLATGWRFKKRPGIETLFQQLAPLYEIVIFTSETGMTAFPLIDSVDPHGFISYRLFRDATRYMDGHHVKDISCLNRDPARVVVVDCKKEAFRLQPYNGVALRPWNGNSDDRVLLDLSAFLKTIALNGVEDVRTVLEHYALEEDPLEAFKQRQSRLEQEEQQRLAELSKSSKQNLFFGSLTSRLWPRSKQP, encoded by the exons ATGGCGGCCTCAGCGGCGCCGTTCCTGCGATTGCGGAGCGGGCTCCGGCAAGGCGCGCGGGGGCTGTGCGCGAGGCTCGCGACGCCGCCCCCTCGGGCCCCGGACCAG GCAGCGCTTGCGTCCCGGGCTAGATGCTTGGGGGCTCAAGTGCGTCCTCTGGACCCCACCTCCTCGACCGCACGTGGGCGCCGGGGGAGGGGAGTCATCTGTTCCCCCATCTCAGTGACTGTTCAG TTGCAGGCTACAGAGATTGGGAGCCGAGCAGGCGCTAAGGCCCAGACCCAGGGGCCACAGCAGCAGAGGAACTCGGAGGGTCCCAGCTATGCCAAAAAAGTTGCACTCTGGCTTGCTGGGCTGCTCGGGGCTGGTGGGACCGTGAGCGTCATCTATATTTTTG GAAACAACTCTGTGGATGAAAATGGTGCCAAG ATTCCCGATGAATTCGACAACG ATCCAATTCTGGTACAGCAGTTGCGCCGGACATACAAATATTTCAAAGATTATAGACAG ATGATCATCGAGCCCACCAGCCCCTGCCTTCTCCCAGACCCTCTGCGGGAGCCGTACTACCAACCACCATACACACTGGTCTTGGAGCTCACTGGTGTCCTCTTGCACCCTGAGTGGTCG CTGGCCACTGGCTGGAGGTTTAAGAAGCGTCCAGGCATCGAGACCTTATTCCAGCAGCTCGCCCCTTTGTATGAAATCGTCATCTTTACATCAGAGACTGGCATG ACTGCCTTTCCACTCATCGACAGCGTGGACCCCCACGGCTTCATCTCCTACCGCCTGTTCCGGGACGCCACAAGATACATGGATGGGCACCACGTTAAG GACATTTCGTGTCTGAATCGGGATCCAGCCCGAGTAGTAGTCGTGGACTGCAAGAAGGAAGCCTTCCGCCTACAGCCCTACAACGGTGTCGCCCTGCGGCCCTGGAATGGCAATTCCGATGACCGGGTCTTATTGGACCTATCTGCCTTCCTGAAGA CCATTGCTCTGAATGGTGTGGAGGATGTCCGAACTGTGCTGGAGCACTACGCCCTGGAGGAAGACCCACTGGAGGCTTTCAAGCAGCGGCAAAGCCGGCTGGAGCAG GAGGAGCAGCAGCGCCTGGCTGAGCTCTCCAAATCCAGCAAGCAGAACCTCTTCTTTGGCTCCCTTACCAGCCGCTTGTGGCCTCGCTCCAAACAGCCCTGA
- the TIMM50 gene encoding mitochondrial import inner membrane translocase subunit TIM50 isoform X1 — MAASAAPFLRLRSGLRQGARGLCARLATPPPRAPDQLQATEIGSRAGAKAQTQGPQQQRNSEGPSYAKKVALWLAGLLGAGGTVSVIYIFGNNSVDENGAKIPDEFDNDPILVQQLRRTYKYFKDYRQMIIEPTSPCLLPDPLREPYYQPPYTLVLELTGVLLHPEWSLATGWRFKKRPGIETLFQQLAPLYEIVIFTSETGMTAFPLIDSVDPHGFISYRLFRDATRYMDGHHVKDISCLNRDPARVVVVDCKKEAFRLQPYNGVALRPWNGNSDDRVLLDLSAFLKTIALNGVEDVRTVLEHYALEEDPLEAFKQRQSRLEQEEQQRLAELSKSSKQNLFFGSLTSRLWPRSKQP; from the exons ATGGCGGCCTCAGCGGCGCCGTTCCTGCGATTGCGGAGCGGGCTCCGGCAAGGCGCGCGGGGGCTGTGCGCGAGGCTCGCGACGCCGCCCCCTCGGGCCCCGGACCAG TTGCAGGCTACAGAGATTGGGAGCCGAGCAGGCGCTAAGGCCCAGACCCAGGGGCCACAGCAGCAGAGGAACTCGGAGGGTCCCAGCTATGCCAAAAAAGTTGCACTCTGGCTTGCTGGGCTGCTCGGGGCTGGTGGGACCGTGAGCGTCATCTATATTTTTG GAAACAACTCTGTGGATGAAAATGGTGCCAAG ATTCCCGATGAATTCGACAACG ATCCAATTCTGGTACAGCAGTTGCGCCGGACATACAAATATTTCAAAGATTATAGACAG ATGATCATCGAGCCCACCAGCCCCTGCCTTCTCCCAGACCCTCTGCGGGAGCCGTACTACCAACCACCATACACACTGGTCTTGGAGCTCACTGGTGTCCTCTTGCACCCTGAGTGGTCG CTGGCCACTGGCTGGAGGTTTAAGAAGCGTCCAGGCATCGAGACCTTATTCCAGCAGCTCGCCCCTTTGTATGAAATCGTCATCTTTACATCAGAGACTGGCATG ACTGCCTTTCCACTCATCGACAGCGTGGACCCCCACGGCTTCATCTCCTACCGCCTGTTCCGGGACGCCACAAGATACATGGATGGGCACCACGTTAAG GACATTTCGTGTCTGAATCGGGATCCAGCCCGAGTAGTAGTCGTGGACTGCAAGAAGGAAGCCTTCCGCCTACAGCCCTACAACGGTGTCGCCCTGCGGCCCTGGAATGGCAATTCCGATGACCGGGTCTTATTGGACCTATCTGCCTTCCTGAAGA CCATTGCTCTGAATGGTGTGGAGGATGTCCGAACTGTGCTGGAGCACTACGCCCTGGAGGAAGACCCACTGGAGGCTTTCAAGCAGCGGCAAAGCCGGCTGGAGCAG GAGGAGCAGCAGCGCCTGGCTGAGCTCTCCAAATCCAGCAAGCAGAACCTCTTCTTTGGCTCCCTTACCAGCCGCTTGTGGCCTCGCTCCAAACAGCCCTGA